In the Oceanibaculum nanhaiense genome, ACACCTGTGCCGCATCCGCCGCCGATCTGGTCAGCGGGCCGATGGTGTCGAAGGTCGGCGACAGCGGGAACACCCCGTCGGTCGCCCACAGCCCGACCGTGGTCTTCAGCCCGAACAGCCCGCACAGCGCCGCCGGGATGCGCACCGAGCCGCCGGTGTCGGAACCGATGGCGAAACCGCACAATCCGGCAGCGGTCGCCACGGCGGAGCCGCTGGAGGACCCGCCCGGCAAGCGCGCCACCTTGGCATCCCACGGGTTCCACGGCGTGCCGCGCGGCTTGCTGATGCCGGTGGCGCCGAGGGCGAATTCGACGGTCTTGGTCTTGCCGAGGATGATGCAGCCGGCGCGGCGCAGCATCTTCACGAAGCTGCCTTCCCCGCCGATCAGGTCGGCCACATCCAGCTTCGTGCCGGCATGGGCCTTGGTGCCCTCGATGGCGAACAGATCCTTCACCGCCACCGGCACGCCCATCAGCGGACCCAGATCGGTGCCGGCGGTCAGCAGCTTGTCGATGGCCCTGGCGGTCGTCAGGGCCTGCTTGCCCATCACCAGCTGGAAGGCGCCCAGCTTCGGGTCCAGCGCCTTGATGCGGTCGAGATAGGCGCGGGTCGCGGCCTCGGCTGTGGTCTTGCCGGCGCGCAGGTCGCGGCCATAGGCGGCGATGCCGCGGGCGAGGGGATCGGGAGGAAGGGCGGTCATGGGATGTCTCTCGAAATTGAAACGGGAAGGCGAAAGCGAAACCGGCGGGAAATCGGAGGCGCCATCCTGCCGCGCTTTCACCGGGCGGGCCAAGTGCGATCTTCAAAAGAAGCGACGGAATTTAGCCGCAATGGCGTTGGAATATGAGGAACCGGGTAGCGGGAAACCCGTTTCACCCATGTAAGACTTCATCCCACAAGGGAGAGTAAAGATGCGTACCAGGATCATCGCTATCGCGCTCGCTGCCCCGCTGGCGCTCGCCGCCTGCGAAAACAGCGGCATTGGCACGAAACAGGGTATCGGCGGCGTTCTCGGCGGTGTCGGTGGCGCTGTCGCCGGCGCGCAGTTTGGCAGCGGCAGCGGCCGGCTCGCGGCGACGGCGGCAGGCGCATTGCTGGGCGCCTATCTCGGCTCCGAGGTTGGCAGCGGCCTTGACGATGCCGATAAGCTGAAGGCGCAGAGCGCGTTCAACCAGTCGAACAGCGCGCCGGTTGGCCAGACCATCAACTGGAACAACCCGAATACCGGCAATTACGGCAGCGTCACCCCGGTGCGTGACGGCACGTCCTCGACCGGCGAATATTGTCGCGAGTACCAGACCACCGTCTATGTCGATGGCAAGTCGCAGGCCGCCCATGGCGTGGCCTGTCGTCAGGCCGATGGCAGCTGGAAGATGGTGCAGTAGGAGAGGGTGATGCGCGTGAAAAATCTCGCATCCGCAAAGGCGGAGCCGGGGCGGATCGCCCTGCTGGCGCTGGCTGCGGTTCTCTTCTGGGCGCTGGCCAAGCCGGCGGTTGGCCTGACCCTGCCGCCGGTGCCCGAGCATGCGCCGGTGCCGACTCCGCTGGTGCTGGCGCAGGCGGTGGACAGCATGCCGGATCAGATGCGCAGCGCCACCATCCGGGCGATCCAGGAAACCCTGAACGAAAAGGGCTTCACCGCCGGTCCGGTGGACGGCGCGATGGGGCCGCGCACGCGCAGCGCCATCCGCGACTATCAGCGCAAGGCCGGCCTGCCGGTCGATGGCGTTGCCAGCAAGGATGTGCTGGACCATATGAAGTTCGCCCGGCCGGAAGTGACCGCAGGCACGGGCAGTACAGCCCCGAAGCAGGCGGCGGGCGATCCGCTAACCCGCGATGTGCAGCGCGAGCTGTTGCGGCTGGGCTATTATGACGGTGCCATTGACGGGCTGTACGGCCCGGCGACCCGGCAGGCCATTGAGCGTTACCAGTATGATCACAACAAGAGCGTTACCGGCAATGTCGGCCAGCCATTGCTGGAGGAACTGCGCGGCATGACGCCGGGACAGGCGGGCTCCGGTCTTCGCACCTAGCAAAGCGTCCCGGTCCGCCGCTATCATCCTCCCAACGATAAAAAACGGGAGGATGAGACGCCATGCTGCGAGCAGCGGCAAGCTACGAGGATGCCGTCGCCGGATTCCGCTGGCAGGTGCCCGCACGCTACAATATCGGCGTCGATATTTGCGACCGGCACGATCCGGCGGCGCTGGCGCTCATTCATGAAGATGAGGACGGCTCGGTCCGGCGCTACAGCTTCGGCGAGATAACGCGCCTGTCGAACCGGCTTGCCAATGTGCTGCTGGCGCAGGGGCTGAAGCCGGGTGACCGGGTCGGCATCCTGATGCCGCAGCGGCCGGAGACGGCGATTGCCCATGTCGCCTGCTACAAGGCCGGGCTGATCGCGGTGCCGCTGTTCACCCTGTTCGGACCGGAAGCGCTGGAATACCGGCTTGGCAATGCTGGCTGCCGCGCGCTGGTCACCGATGCCGAGCGGCTGCCGGTGATTGCGGAGATTCGGCCGAGCCTGCCGGAGCTGTCGCTGGTGCTGGCGGCCGATGCGGCGAAAGACGGTGATTTCTTCCTGTCGCTGGAGGCCGCGCTGGCGCAGGCCAGTGACCGCTTTATGCCCATCGACAGCGCCGCCGACGATCCGGCCCTCATCATCTACACCTCCGGCACCACCGGCCAGCCCAAGGGGGCGCTGCATGCCCACCGCACGCTGCTGGGCCATCTGCCGGGCGTGGAGTTCCCGCAGGAATTCTTTCCGCAGCCTGGCGATCTGTTCTGGACGCCGGCCGACTGGGCCTGGATTGGCGGGCTGATCGATGTGCTGCTGCCAAGCTGGCATCACGGCGTGCCGGTGCTGTCCCACCGCATGCGGAAATTCGACCCGGGGCATGCCTTCCACCTGATCGCCAAGCATGGCGTGCGCAACGCCTTCCTGCCGCCGACCGCTTTGAAGATGATGCGCCAGGTCGAGAACCCGAAAACCCGCTGGGACTATGCCATGCGCTCTATCGGCTCCGGCGGCGAGACGCTGGGGGCGGAGTTGCTGGACTGGGGACGCGACACCTTCGGCCTCACCATCAACGAGTTCTATGGCCAGACCGAATGCAACCTGGTTATCGGCAATTGCGCCTCGATCCTGCCGGTCCGGCCCGGTGCGATGGGGCGGGCCATTCCGGGCCATGATGTGCAGATCGTCGATGGGGAAGGGAATATTCTCCCCACCGGAAGCGTCGGTACTGTGGGCATCCGCCGGGGCGATCCCGTCATGTTCCTGGAATACTGGAAGAACCCCGAGGCGACGGCGGCGAAGTTCGCCGGCGATTTCCTGCTGACCGGCGACCAGGCACGGCAGGATGAGGAGGGGTATTTCTGGTTCGTCGGCCGCGATGACGATGTCATCACCTCGTCGGGCTACCGAATCGGCCCGGCGGAGATCGAAGATTGCCTGCTGAAGCATCCCGCTGTGGCGATGGCAGCCGTGATCGGCGTGCCGGACCCCTTGCGCACCGAGGCGGTAAAGGCTTTCCTTGTGGCGAAACCGGGCATCGTGCCCGACCCGCAACTGGTTGCTGACATTCAAGACTTCGTGAAGACGCGGCTGGCGGCGCATGAATATCCCCGCCATGTCGCGTTCGTGGATAGTCTGCCGATGACCGCGACCGGCAAGATCATGCGGCGCGAATTGCGTGCGCTCGAAATCGAAAGGCAGACCCCGTCATGAGCATCATCGTCGATTACTATTTCACGCCGCAAAGCCCGTGGGCCTATCTGGGCGGCAAGCGCTTCGCCGAGATCGCGAAGAAGTATGGCGCCACGGTCGCGGTGAAGCCCATCGACCTCGGCAAGGCCTTCTCCGTTTCCGGCGGTCTGCCGCTGGCCAAGCGCCCGCCGCAGCGCCAGGCCTACCGGCTGCTGGAGCTGGCGCGCTGGAAGAAGAAGCTGGGCGTGCCGCTGGTGACCCACCCCAGCAATTTTCCCGGCGATGGCAAGCCGGCCAGCCTGATGATCATCGCCGCGCGCATGAATGGCGACGATGCGCTGGCGCTGGCCAATGCCTGTGGCGCGGCGCTCTGGGCGGAGGACCGTAACGTCGCCGACTGGGACGTGCTGGTCGATGTGGCCAACAAGCTCGGCATGGATGGCAAGGGGCTGCGGCTTGCCGCCGAGACCAATTCCGAGGTCGAGCAGGATTTCCAGATCGCGACCGAGGAGGCGATGGCCCGCGATGTGTTTGGCGCGCCGAGCTACATCATCGACGGCGAACTGTTCTGGGGCCAGGACCGGCTGGAGTTCGTCGAGGACAAGCTGGCGGGACGGTGAGGAGTGGCTGCCCTATGCTTCGAGACGCCGACTACCCAAGGGGTTGGGCAGCCGGCTCCTCAGCATGAGGTCACCAGGAGGCGCTGCCGGTAATTCAATTCTCCAACCGTCATTCCCGCACTTGTTGCGGGAATCCAGGATTCAGCTTACGCGGGCGGGTATCCAGCTAGCGGAAGCTTGGACCCCCGGCACAAGGCCGGGGGTGACGGGCAGAGATGAACGGGGAAGAGAAGCGGGCGTACGCTAACGCCTACAGCCTGCCCGCCACCGCATCCTCGAACAGCTTTTGCAGGATGGCGGCGTCCAGCGGGATCGGGTTGCTGCCCGCCGTGGGGTCGATGGCGGCGTATTTGCCGATCTCCCCGGCGCGGGCGGCATCGACGCCGATCTTCGCCAGGGTGTGGGGAATACCGAGATCGCGGCGGAAGG is a window encoding:
- a CDS encoding amidase yields the protein MTALPPDPLARGIAAYGRDLRAGKTTAEAATRAYLDRIKALDPKLGAFQLVMGKQALTTARAIDKLLTAGTDLGPLMGVPVAVKDLFAIEGTKAHAGTKLDVADLIGGEGSFVKMLRRAGCIILGKTKTVEFALGATGISKPRGTPWNPWDAKVARLPGGSSSGSAVATAAGLCGFAIGSDTGGSVRIPAALCGLFGLKTTVGLWATDGVFPLSPTFDTIGPLTRSAADAAQVFAGLTGRPVVQSAPLDGLRLGRPVGYFFDNLEKPVAQATKKALEKLVKAGTAIVDIEVPEAAERTKIFPVVLPVELVAALGRKRFKAGRRKMDPVVGSRAAQGLEIAAPEYLHAIWRTRDLEKIAEQRMGGLDGWITPTLPIQAAPVADLDDPEVGGHFARLVTQNTQPGNLFRQAGTSTPIQHLTDGGLPIGLQLLCPGFAEEQALAIALAMEELFGAPPAPNLKGFM
- a CDS encoding RT0821/Lpp0805 family surface protein; the protein is MRTRIIAIALAAPLALAACENSGIGTKQGIGGVLGGVGGAVAGAQFGSGSGRLAATAAGALLGAYLGSEVGSGLDDADKLKAQSAFNQSNSAPVGQTINWNNPNTGNYGSVTPVRDGTSSTGEYCREYQTTVYVDGKSQAAHGVACRQADGSWKMVQ
- a CDS encoding peptidoglycan-binding domain-containing protein, whose translation is MRVKNLASAKAEPGRIALLALAAVLFWALAKPAVGLTLPPVPEHAPVPTPLVLAQAVDSMPDQMRSATIRAIQETLNEKGFTAGPVDGAMGPRTRSAIRDYQRKAGLPVDGVASKDVLDHMKFARPEVTAGTGSTAPKQAAGDPLTRDVQRELLRLGYYDGAIDGLYGPATRQAIERYQYDHNKSVTGNVGQPLLEELRGMTPGQAGSGLRT
- a CDS encoding acyl-CoA synthetase; the encoded protein is MLRAAASYEDAVAGFRWQVPARYNIGVDICDRHDPAALALIHEDEDGSVRRYSFGEITRLSNRLANVLLAQGLKPGDRVGILMPQRPETAIAHVACYKAGLIAVPLFTLFGPEALEYRLGNAGCRALVTDAERLPVIAEIRPSLPELSLVLAADAAKDGDFFLSLEAALAQASDRFMPIDSAADDPALIIYTSGTTGQPKGALHAHRTLLGHLPGVEFPQEFFPQPGDLFWTPADWAWIGGLIDVLLPSWHHGVPVLSHRMRKFDPGHAFHLIAKHGVRNAFLPPTALKMMRQVENPKTRWDYAMRSIGSGGETLGAELLDWGRDTFGLTINEFYGQTECNLVIGNCASILPVRPGAMGRAIPGHDVQIVDGEGNILPTGSVGTVGIRRGDPVMFLEYWKNPEATAAKFAGDFLLTGDQARQDEEGYFWFVGRDDDVITSSGYRIGPAEIEDCLLKHPAVAMAAVIGVPDPLRTEAVKAFLVAKPGIVPDPQLVADIQDFVKTRLAAHEYPRHVAFVDSLPMTATGKIMRRELRALEIERQTPS
- a CDS encoding 2-hydroxychromene-2-carboxylate isomerase; amino-acid sequence: MSIIVDYYFTPQSPWAYLGGKRFAEIAKKYGATVAVKPIDLGKAFSVSGGLPLAKRPPQRQAYRLLELARWKKKLGVPLVTHPSNFPGDGKPASLMIIAARMNGDDALALANACGAALWAEDRNVADWDVLVDVANKLGMDGKGLRLAAETNSEVEQDFQIATEEAMARDVFGAPSYIIDGELFWGQDRLEFVEDKLAGR